One Notolabrus celidotus isolate fNotCel1 chromosome 18, fNotCel1.pri, whole genome shotgun sequence DNA window includes the following coding sequences:
- the psmc5 gene encoding 26S proteasome regulatory subunit 8 isoform X1, protein MEVDGIDHMEMSESKGGSGLRQYYLSKIEELQLTVNDKSQNLRRLQAQRNELNAKVRLLREELQLLQEQGSYVGEVVRVMDKKKVLVKVHPEGKFVVDVDKNIDINDVTPNCRVALRNDSYTLHKILPNKVDPLVSLMMVEKVPDSTYEMIGGLDKQIKEIKEVIELPVKHPELFEALGIAQPKGVLLYGPPGTGKTLLARAVAHHTDCTFIRVSGSELVQKFIGEGARMVRELFVMAREHAPSIIFMDEIDSIGSSRLEGGSGGDSEVQRTMLELLNQLDGFEATKNIKVIMATNRIDILDSALLRPGRIDRKIEFPPPNEEARLDILKIHSRKMNLTRGINLRKIAELMPGASGAEVKGVCTEAGMYALRERRVHVTQEDFEMAVAKVMQKDSEKNMSIKKLWK, encoded by the exons ATGGAGGTGGACGGGATCGATCAT ATGGAGATGAGTGAGAGTAAAGGAGGCTCAGGTCTCCGACAGTACTACTTGTCAAAGATCGAAGAGTTGCAG TTGACAGTAAATGATAAGAGCCAGAATCTGAGACGACTGCAGGCGCAGAGGAATGAGCTCAACGCTAAAG TGCGTCTCCTTCGGGAGGAGCTGCAGTTACTTCAGGAGCAGGGGTCCTATGTCGGAGAAGTGGTCCGGGTTATGGATAAAAAGAAAGTGCTGGTCAAG GTGCATCCAGAGGGGAAATTTGTCGTGGATGTGGACAAGAACATTGACATCAATGAT GTGACTCCAAATTGCCGTGTTGCTCTGCGCAATGACAGCTACACCCTGCACAAGATACTGCCCAACAAGGTGGATCCTCTGGTGTCCCTCATGATGGTTGAGAAGGTCCCAGATTCCACATATGAAATGATTGGAGGCCTGGATAAGCAGATCAAGGAAATCAAGGAAGTGATTGAGCTGCCTGTCAAGCATccagagctgtttgaggcttTAGGTATCGCACAGCCAAAG GGTGTGCTGCTGTATGGTCCCCCAGGAACAGGGAAGACCCTGCTGGCCAGAGCTGTGGCCCACCACACTGACTGCACCTTCATCAGGGTGTCCGGTTCTGAGCTCGTCCAGAAATTCATCGGAGAGG GTGCCCGTATGGTGCGTGAGCTTTTCGTCATGGCCAGAGAACACGCTCCCTCCATCATCTTCATGGACGAGATTGATTCCATCGGGTCGTCTCGTCTGGAGGGCGGCTCAGGTGGTGACAGCGAAGTGCAGAGGACAATGCTGGAGCTGCTCAATCAGCTGGACGGCTTCGAGGCCACCAAGAACATCAAG GTCATCATGGCCACAAACCGTATTGACATCCTGGACTCTGCTCTGCTCCGGCCTGGCAGGATTGACAGGAAGATTGAGTTCCCCCCTCCAAATGAGGAG GCCCGTCTGGACATCCTGAAGATCCACTCCAGGAAGATGAACCTGACACGTGGCATTAACCTGAGGAAGATTGCAGAGCTGATGCCTGGAGCCTCTGgcgctgaggttaag ggtGTTTGCACAGAAGCAGGGATGTACGccctgagagagaggagagttcaCGTCACCCAGGAGGACTTTGAGATGGCCGTGGCAAAG GTGATGCAGAAGGACAGCGAGAAGAACATGTCCATCAAGAAGCTGTGGAAGTGA
- the psmc5 gene encoding 26S proteasome regulatory subunit 8 isoform X2 produces MEMSESKGGSGLRQYYLSKIEELQLTVNDKSQNLRRLQAQRNELNAKVRLLREELQLLQEQGSYVGEVVRVMDKKKVLVKVHPEGKFVVDVDKNIDINDVTPNCRVALRNDSYTLHKILPNKVDPLVSLMMVEKVPDSTYEMIGGLDKQIKEIKEVIELPVKHPELFEALGIAQPKGVLLYGPPGTGKTLLARAVAHHTDCTFIRVSGSELVQKFIGEGARMVRELFVMAREHAPSIIFMDEIDSIGSSRLEGGSGGDSEVQRTMLELLNQLDGFEATKNIKVIMATNRIDILDSALLRPGRIDRKIEFPPPNEEARLDILKIHSRKMNLTRGINLRKIAELMPGASGAEVKGVCTEAGMYALRERRVHVTQEDFEMAVAKVMQKDSEKNMSIKKLWK; encoded by the exons ATGGAGATGAGTGAGAGTAAAGGAGGCTCAGGTCTCCGACAGTACTACTTGTCAAAGATCGAAGAGTTGCAG TTGACAGTAAATGATAAGAGCCAGAATCTGAGACGACTGCAGGCGCAGAGGAATGAGCTCAACGCTAAAG TGCGTCTCCTTCGGGAGGAGCTGCAGTTACTTCAGGAGCAGGGGTCCTATGTCGGAGAAGTGGTCCGGGTTATGGATAAAAAGAAAGTGCTGGTCAAG GTGCATCCAGAGGGGAAATTTGTCGTGGATGTGGACAAGAACATTGACATCAATGAT GTGACTCCAAATTGCCGTGTTGCTCTGCGCAATGACAGCTACACCCTGCACAAGATACTGCCCAACAAGGTGGATCCTCTGGTGTCCCTCATGATGGTTGAGAAGGTCCCAGATTCCACATATGAAATGATTGGAGGCCTGGATAAGCAGATCAAGGAAATCAAGGAAGTGATTGAGCTGCCTGTCAAGCATccagagctgtttgaggcttTAGGTATCGCACAGCCAAAG GGTGTGCTGCTGTATGGTCCCCCAGGAACAGGGAAGACCCTGCTGGCCAGAGCTGTGGCCCACCACACTGACTGCACCTTCATCAGGGTGTCCGGTTCTGAGCTCGTCCAGAAATTCATCGGAGAGG GTGCCCGTATGGTGCGTGAGCTTTTCGTCATGGCCAGAGAACACGCTCCCTCCATCATCTTCATGGACGAGATTGATTCCATCGGGTCGTCTCGTCTGGAGGGCGGCTCAGGTGGTGACAGCGAAGTGCAGAGGACAATGCTGGAGCTGCTCAATCAGCTGGACGGCTTCGAGGCCACCAAGAACATCAAG GTCATCATGGCCACAAACCGTATTGACATCCTGGACTCTGCTCTGCTCCGGCCTGGCAGGATTGACAGGAAGATTGAGTTCCCCCCTCCAAATGAGGAG GCCCGTCTGGACATCCTGAAGATCCACTCCAGGAAGATGAACCTGACACGTGGCATTAACCTGAGGAAGATTGCAGAGCTGATGCCTGGAGCCTCTGgcgctgaggttaag ggtGTTTGCACAGAAGCAGGGATGTACGccctgagagagaggagagttcaCGTCACCCAGGAGGACTTTGAGATGGCCGTGGCAAAG GTGATGCAGAAGGACAGCGAGAAGAACATGTCCATCAAGAAGCTGTGGAAGTGA